The Polaribacter sp. MED152 region GCAGAAAATGTAAAACAAATGGTTAGAGTTGGTACAGTAAAACCAGCAGATTTAGCTAGTTACTTAGAAGACGCAAATGCTATGTTGTTTGATACTCAAGTTGTAGGTGCAGAAGTATTTAAAACTACCAATGGAGGAAAATCTTGGAAAAAAACACACAATAATTTCTTAGATGGTGTTTACAGTTCTTACGGTTATTATTTTGGTGAAATACGTGTTGACTTGCAAGATGAAAAAGCAATCTATGTTTTGGGTGTACCTATCATTAAATCGAAAGATGGTGGTAAAACCTTTACCTCAATTAGTAAAGAAAATGTGCATTCAGATCATCAAGCATTATGGGTAAATCCAAAAAAATCTGGTCATATTTTAAATGGTAATGATGGTGGTTTAAACCTTTCTTATGATGATGGTGCAAGCTGGATTAAATTAAATGATCCTGCAGTTGGACAATTCTACTCTGTATATGCAGACACTCAAAAGAATTATAAAGTTTATGGTGGTTTACAAGACAATGGTGTTTGGGTAGCTGCGAATAATGCAAGGGTAGATAAACGTTGGCAACAATCAGGTCAAAATCCTTACGAATCAATTATGGGTGGAGATGGTATGCAAGTACAAGTTGATGAAAGAAATCAAAATATTGTGTATACAGGTTATCAATTTGGAAATTATTTTAGAATTGATAGAGAAAAAGGCAAGCAAACTTATATTCAGCCAAAGCACACATTAGGTGAAACTCCTTATCGATTTAATTGGCAAACACCAATTTTATTGTCAAAACACAATCAAGATATTTTATATTTAGGAGGTAATAAATTACACAGATCTTTAAATCAGGGTGATGATTGGGAAACGATTTCTGACGATTTAACCACAGGTGGTAAAAAAGGTAATGTAGCTTATGGTACTTTAACCTCAATTTCAGAAAGTCCGTTTCAATTCGGATTAATTTATGTTGGTTCAGATGATGGTTACATCAACCTTACCAAAAACGGAGGTGGAAATTGGACACGTATTTCTAATAACTTACCCCAAAATTTATGGGTGTCTAGAGTTATAGCATCTGCACATAAAAAAGAGCGTGTTTACGCAACTTTAAACGGTTATAGATTTGATGATTTTACAACTTATGTTTACATGTCTAATGATTATGGACAAAGTTGGACAAACATTGGTAAAAACATACCAACTTCTGCTGTAAATGTGATTAAAGAAGATCCAGAAAACGAAAATATACTGTATTTAGGTACAGATAATGGTTTGTATATTTCTTTTAATCAAGGTACATCTTGGGAAGCATTTAGTAATAACTTACCAAATGTTGCAGTGCACGATTTGGTAATACAGCCAACTGCAAAGCATTTAATTGTTGCCACTCATGGGCGTAGTTTATACAAAGCAGATATTTCTGCCTTACAAAACATGAATTCTGATGTAATTGCTAAATCTACTCACATTTTCAAAGTAAATAACATTAGAAAAAACAGAAACTGGGGTCGTTCTTGGAGTCAGTGGAGAGATGCTTATGAACCAGAAATTACCATTCCTTTTTATGCTAATGCAAACAGAAAAAGTACACTTGCCATTTACCATGGAGATGCAAAAGTAAACGAAATGGAAATAGCTTCTTCTAAGGGTTATAATGAAGTAGATTTTGACTTAACTTTTTCTAAGAAAGGATTAAAAACTTATGAGAAAGCAAATAAAAATTCGAAAATTAGAGCTGCACAAAATGGCGTAAACTATCTACCAAAAGGTAAGTACACTATTAAAATTGATGATGAAACAAGCAGTTTCGAAATAAAATAATTGTAAAAAAGGGGCTTTAAAAGTCCCTTTTTTTATGACAAATATTTATGAAAAAAACACTATTTCTATTATTTTTTAGTCTTGTAAGTATTTCAAATGCGCAATCGAAATACACTGGTTTTTTTGAGCTTTCTACACCAAAAAAAGTCTGGGTAATTTTTCATCCTTTTAAGGCTAAAAAGGCATTTAGAATTTCTGAAGAAGCAAATAAAGTTTCAGACTCTATTAAAAAGACGAATGTCTTAGACAAAGACGCTTCAGGAGGCCAAGTTGATGCTTTTAGACATGCTTTTTGGATGGCACGTTTAAGACAGGAGTTAGGAAAATCGGCTGCACGTTCGTTAGGTAAAGCACATGAAAGAGAAAACTACAAAACCTTTAAAAAAAGAAAACTAGAAGATGGTAGTGTACCTGATGAAATATCTTCTATAATGGATTTGCATAACAATGAACAAGGTTTGGCACTAGTTGTTAAAGACGAAAAAGTATCGCAGAAAGAATTAATTATTAGAATAATTAATGCAATAAAAAGTGGTAAAATGAAAATTATCAAGAAAGATTCAAAAGGTAATTTTTTAACTTGTGAGGGTATTGTTATTTCACCAAAAAGTTTAAAAGGAAAATGGAAAAACAACAAATGCCTAATTGCTTCTAACCCTAAAACTTAAGATTTATTTAAAACTATTCTAAATACTAGCGAAAACGTTATAATTTCTTTGCTATGCATTTGTTTAAGCCTTATTTTTGTATATAATTATTAACTAATTTAAAAAAATGAGCGGATTTTTCAAATCTTCAATAGGTAAAAAAGTGTCTATGGCACTTTCTGCATTCTTCTTAATGGTTTTCCTTTTACAGCATCTATCAATAAATATGATGTCTGTATTTAGTGCAGATTTATTTAATGAAGTTTCACATTTTATGGGTACAAATCCAGTTGTACAATTTGCTTTACAGCCAATCTTAATTTTTGGTGTTGTATTTCACTTTATAATGGGTTTCATCTTAGAAATTCAAAACAGAAATGCAAGAAATGTATCTTACGCACAAAACAATGGTTCTGCCAATTCTAGTTGGATGAGTAGAAACATGATTTGGTCTGGTGCAGCTATTTTAGCATTTATAATTTTGCACTTTATCGATTTTTGGTTTCCAGAAATCAATACAAAATTTATTCAAGGTGATTGGTCTGGTTTGCATAATGGCGAATTTAGATATTACCATGAGTTACAAGAAAAGTTTGTAAACCCAATTAGAGTTGCTGGTTACTGTATTGCTTTTGTATTTTTAGGTTTACACTTAGCACACGGTTTTACCTCAGCATTTCAATCTGTAGGTGCAGCATCTTTACGTAAAAAATTAGGCGTATTAGGAAAAGTTTATGCTATTATAGTGCCTTTAGGCTTTATAATTATTGCGCTTTATCATCATTTAAATCATAACCATTAATCTTAAATAACTATGGCTTTAGATTCAAAAGTACCAAAGGGTCCAATTAAAGATAAATGGACTGAATATAAAAATCACATAAACTTGGTAAACCCAGCAAACAAGCGTCATATAGATGTTATTGTTGTAGGTACAGGTTTAGCAGGTGGTTCTGCTTCTGCAACTTTAGCAGAATTAGGCTACAATGTAAAAGCATTTGCGTATCAAGATTCTCCAAGAAGAGCGCACTCAATTGCAGCTCAAGGAGGTATTAACGCAGCAAAAAACTATCAAGGAGATGGAGACTCTACCTACAGATTATTTTATGATACTGTTAAAGGTGGAGATTACAGATCTCGTGAAGCAAACGTATATAGATTAGCAGAAGTTTCTGCAAACATTATAGATCAATGTGTTGCACAAGGTGTACCTTTTGCACGTGATTATGGTGGTTTGTTAGACAACCGTTCTTTTGGTGGGGTTTTAGTATCTAGAACTTTCTACGCAAAAGGGCAAACTGGTCAGCAATTATTATTAGGTGCATACTCTGCAATGAACAGACAAATAGCACGTGGTAAAATAGAAATGTTTAACAGACATGAAATGTTAGACGTTGTTATTGTTGATGGTAAAGCAAGAGGAATTATTGCACGTAACTTAGTTACAGGAGAAATAGAGCGTCATTCAGCACATGCAGTTGTAATAGCATCTGGTGGTTATGGTAACGTATATTTCTTATCTACAAATGCAATGGGTTCTAACGTAACTGCAAGTTGGAAAGTGCATAAAAAAGGAGCATATTTTGCAAACCCTTGTTATACACAAATACACCCAACATGTATTCCACGTTCTGGAGACTATCAATCTAAATTAACCTTAATGTCAGAATCATTAAGAAATGATGGTAGAATTTGGGTACCAAAAAATTTAGAAGATGTAAAATTAATTCGTGAAGGAAAGAAAAAACCTACAGAATTATCTGAAGACGAAAGAGATTACTATTTAGAAAGAAGATATCCTGCTTTTGGTAACTTAGTACCAAGAGATGTTGCTTCTAGAGCTGCAAAAGAGCGTTGTGATGCTGGTTATGGAGTAAATGCTACAGGTGAAGCTGTATACTTAGACTTTGCATCATCTTTTGTCAGGTATGGTACAGAACAAGCAAAAATTCAAGGTATTGTAAATCCTACAGATGCTAAAATAAAAGAATTAGGTCAAGAAATTGTAAAAGCCAAATATGGTAACCTATTTCAAATGTATGAGAAAATTGTAGATGAAAATCCATACGAAACACCAATGATGATTTACCCAGCTGTGCATTATACAATGGGTGGTGTTTGGGTTGATTATAACTTAATGACAACAATTCCTGGTTGTTATGCAATTGGTGAAGCCAACTTCTCAGATCATGGTGCAAACAGATTAGGAGCATCTGCACTAATGCAAGGTTTAGCAGATGGTTATTTTGTACTGCCATATACTATTGGAGATTATTTAGCTGATGATATTAGAACAGGTAAAATATCTACAGAAACTCCAGAATTTGAGGCTGCAGAAAAAGAAGTAAGAGAAAGAATTGAATTCTTTGTAAATAATAAAGGAACGCACTCTGTAGATTACTACCACAAGAAATTAGGAAAAATTATGTGGGACAAATGTGGAATGTCTAGAAACGCAGAAGGTTTAAAAACTGCAATTCAAGAAATTTCAGATTTAAGAAAAGATTTCTGGCAAAATGTAAATGTACCTGGTACAGATACAGAATTTAATGAGCAATTGGCTAAAGCTGGTAGAGTTGCAGATTTCTTAGAGTTAGGAGAGCTATTTGCTAAAGATGCTTTAGAAAGAGAAGAATCTGCAGGAGGACACTTCAGAGAAGAATATCAAACAGAAGAAGGAGAAGCAAAACGTTTAAAAGAATTCCAATTTGTTTCTGCTTGGGAATATAAAGGAGAACCTAAAGATGCTGTTTTACACAAAGAGCCTTTAGAGTATGAGAATATAGAAGTAAA contains the following coding sequences:
- a CDS encoding fumarate reductase/succinate dehydrogenase flavoprotein subunit, whose translation is MALDSKVPKGPIKDKWTEYKNHINLVNPANKRHIDVIVVGTGLAGGSASATLAELGYNVKAFAYQDSPRRAHSIAAQGGINAAKNYQGDGDSTYRLFYDTVKGGDYRSREANVYRLAEVSANIIDQCVAQGVPFARDYGGLLDNRSFGGVLVSRTFYAKGQTGQQLLLGAYSAMNRQIARGKIEMFNRHEMLDVVIVDGKARGIIARNLVTGEIERHSAHAVVIASGGYGNVYFLSTNAMGSNVTASWKVHKKGAYFANPCYTQIHPTCIPRSGDYQSKLTLMSESLRNDGRIWVPKNLEDVKLIREGKKKPTELSEDERDYYLERRYPAFGNLVPRDVASRAAKERCDAGYGVNATGEAVYLDFASSFVRYGTEQAKIQGIVNPTDAKIKELGQEIVKAKYGNLFQMYEKIVDENPYETPMMIYPAVHYTMGGVWVDYNLMTTIPGCYAIGEANFSDHGANRLGASALMQGLADGYFVLPYTIGDYLADDIRTGKISTETPEFEAAEKEVRERIEFFVNNKGTHSVDYYHKKLGKIMWDKCGMSRNAEGLKTAIQEISDLRKDFWQNVNVPGTDTEFNEQLAKAGRVADFLELGELFAKDALEREESAGGHFREEYQTEEGEAKRLKEFQFVSAWEYKGEPKDAVLHKEPLEYENIEVKERSYK
- a CDS encoding succinate dehydrogenase cytochrome b subunit, which gives rise to MSGFFKSSIGKKVSMALSAFFLMVFLLQHLSINMMSVFSADLFNEVSHFMGTNPVVQFALQPILIFGVVFHFIMGFILEIQNRNARNVSYAQNNGSANSSWMSRNMIWSGAAILAFIILHFIDFWFPEINTKFIQGDWSGLHNGEFRYYHELQEKFVNPIRVAGYCIAFVFLGLHLAHGFTSAFQSVGAASLRKKLGVLGKVYAIIVPLGFIIIALYHHLNHNH
- a CDS encoding glycosyl hydrolase, coding for MKKFIFFFFLSTSFLCFGQQSATSASKVAESLKIKEQLAQNSLVKNVSFTNIGPTVMSGRVADLAVNPNNTTEFYVGYASGGLWYTNNNGTTFTPILDNSPTQNIGDIAVDWNSGTIWVGTGEKNSSRSSYAGIGLLKSTDQGKTWQNMGLTDSHHVSRIVINPNNVNEVVVGVIGHLYSSNAERGIFKTTDGGKTWAKTLFVNNDTGIIDVAFAPENFNTMYAASWERERKAWNFDGDGSNSAIYKSTDAGNTWTKVSDNSGFPTGNGVGRIGLAVFNENTVYALHDSQFRRPKGAARKASDALTKEDFKTMSNAEFLKLDDKKINTFLKNNGFQEKYRAENVKQMVRVGTVKPADLASYLEDANAMLFDTQVVGAEVFKTTNGGKSWKKTHNNFLDGVYSSYGYYFGEIRVDLQDEKAIYVLGVPIIKSKDGGKTFTSISKENVHSDHQALWVNPKKSGHILNGNDGGLNLSYDDGASWIKLNDPAVGQFYSVYADTQKNYKVYGGLQDNGVWVAANNARVDKRWQQSGQNPYESIMGGDGMQVQVDERNQNIVYTGYQFGNYFRIDREKGKQTYIQPKHTLGETPYRFNWQTPILLSKHNQDILYLGGNKLHRSLNQGDDWETISDDLTTGGKKGNVAYGTLTSISESPFQFGLIYVGSDDGYINLTKNGGGNWTRISNNLPQNLWVSRVIASAHKKERVYATLNGYRFDDFTTYVYMSNDYGQSWTNIGKNIPTSAVNVIKEDPENENILYLGTDNGLYISFNQGTSWEAFSNNLPNVAVHDLVIQPTAKHLIVATHGRSLYKADISALQNMNSDVIAKSTHIFKVNNIRKNRNWGRSWSQWRDAYEPEITIPFYANANRKSTLAIYHGDAKVNEMEIASSKGYNEVDFDLTFSKKGLKTYEKANKNSKIRAAQNGVNYLPKGKYTIKIDDETSSFEIK